A window of the Bradyrhizobium diazoefficiens genome harbors these coding sequences:
- a CDS encoding SIR2 family protein, which yields MLACLSPTDSRACYMSILSSDPTTQLAFSMFENKGVYALLLGSGLSRTAGIPTGWEITLDLVRRVALAQGVENQSDWATWYRKKYSAEADYSAILAELAASPAERRSILHSYIEPDEDDRAEGKKLPTTAHHAIAGLVRDGYVRVIVTTNFDRLLENALREVGVEPTVVTSVDTLSGAEPLTHSPCYVLKLHGDYKDARILNTDEELGAYPPQYDALLDRIFDEHGLIVCGWSGEWDDALRAALLRAPNRRYPTFWSIRGKVGNGAEPIISQRKAVTVPITDADSFFLTLAERLQTLAETRKQSPLTIGLLVGSIKRYVARPEFRIRLDEVITQEVTKLFDRLDAKDLSPQGAWSVDEFRRRLKLYEAAAEPLAKAFGVLGRWGNDAEFSIIADTIRGVVVRANKVGSGLNIWLDLRTYPAVLLMTAYGLALSRAERWKTLHDLFSLSMPREERDPKRLVNSLFLWDWRGSDNNLWNNVEGFTTVNNRRKTPLSDHLFDVSSEWGAAFLGVPTDNALLFDRFEALGALVHLEENSESELKDQLENGDRKARMSVGRIGWRSEGRRSIEHELKSTPTRQQLLKAGFALGSEGYLDLFLENLSRVARWMEWH from the coding sequence ATGCTGGCATGCCTCTCTCCTACTGATTCGCGCGCCTGCTATATGAGCATTTTATCGAGCGACCCGACTACTCAACTCGCATTCTCAATGTTCGAGAACAAAGGCGTCTATGCCTTGCTTCTCGGCTCTGGTCTCTCTCGTACGGCCGGGATTCCAACTGGCTGGGAGATCACTTTGGATTTGGTTCGTCGGGTTGCGCTCGCGCAAGGCGTAGAGAACCAGTCCGATTGGGCGACGTGGTACCGCAAAAAGTATTCTGCGGAAGCCGACTATTCAGCGATTCTTGCAGAACTAGCGGCCTCACCTGCCGAACGGCGATCCATCTTACATTCGTACATAGAGCCTGACGAAGACGATCGCGCAGAGGGAAAGAAACTTCCAACTACAGCGCACCATGCCATCGCCGGCCTAGTTCGCGACGGGTATGTTCGGGTGATAGTAACAACCAATTTCGATCGGTTGCTAGAAAACGCCCTGCGCGAAGTTGGCGTAGAGCCAACTGTCGTCACCTCCGTTGACACTTTGTCAGGAGCCGAGCCGCTCACGCATAGCCCGTGCTACGTGCTGAAGCTTCATGGTGACTATAAGGATGCACGCATCCTGAACACCGACGAAGAGTTAGGCGCTTATCCGCCGCAATATGATGCGCTCCTCGATCGCATTTTCGACGAGCACGGTCTTATCGTTTGCGGCTGGTCAGGCGAATGGGATGACGCGTTGCGGGCGGCATTGTTGCGCGCGCCTAACAGGCGTTACCCTACTTTCTGGAGCATACGAGGGAAAGTTGGGAACGGCGCGGAACCCATCATTAGTCAGCGTAAGGCTGTGACGGTTCCGATTACCGACGCCGATAGCTTCTTTCTGACGTTGGCCGAGCGCCTGCAAACACTCGCGGAGACTCGAAAACAGAGCCCGCTGACAATTGGTCTACTCGTCGGCTCCATTAAACGATACGTTGCGCGGCCAGAATTCCGCATTCGACTCGATGAAGTTATCACGCAGGAAGTCACCAAGCTTTTCGACCGCCTAGACGCGAAGGATCTCTCTCCGCAGGGCGCGTGGTCCGTTGACGAATTCCGCCGGCGTCTTAAACTCTATGAGGCTGCGGCCGAGCCGCTCGCCAAAGCCTTTGGTGTCCTCGGGCGATGGGGAAACGACGCCGAATTTTCAATCATTGCCGATACGATCCGCGGTGTGGTTGTCAGGGCGAACAAGGTAGGCAGTGGCCTGAATATTTGGCTAGACCTACGAACCTATCCGGCGGTTCTGCTCATGACGGCATATGGTCTCGCTCTTTCGAGAGCAGAGCGATGGAAGACTTTGCATGACCTGTTTTCCCTCTCGATGCCTAGAGAGGAACGGGACCCCAAACGCCTCGTGAATTCGCTCTTCCTGTGGGACTGGAGGGGTTCCGATAACAATCTCTGGAACAACGTTGAGGGTTTCACGACTGTCAACAACCGTCGAAAGACACCGCTCAGCGACCATCTATTCGACGTATCTTCCGAGTGGGGCGCGGCTTTTTTAGGCGTTCCCACAGATAATGCTCTGCTGTTCGATCGTTTCGAGGCGCTGGGGGCATTGGTCCACCTTGAAGAGAACAGCGAAAGCGAACTGAAGGATCAACTGGAGAACGGCGACAGGAAGGCTAGGATGTCGGTCGGTCGCATCGGCTGGCGAAGCGAGGGGCGACGCTCAATAGAACACGAGCTGAAATCAACTCCTACCAGGCAACAACTACTTAAAGCAGGGTTCGCATTAGGCAGTGAAGGATACCTCGATCTATTTCTGGAAAACCTGTCACGGGTAGCAAGATGGATGGAGTGGCACTGA
- a CDS encoding AbiEi antitoxin N-terminal domain-containing protein gives MVRLTEQILAYAAGLPEGTPVAAKSLLHLGNRAAVDQALSRLTERGQLIRVGRGVYLRPVASRFGTRAPSVQQTVEALANQRGEVIVPSGAAAANTLGLTTQVPVRSIYLTSGRSRTMNLGKQVVELRHAPRWQLALAHKPAGEAVRALAWLGPENAESALKTLKRKLPPAAFSELVAAAPQLPTWLARSVGKAAHG, from the coding sequence TTGGTGCGGTTAACGGAACAGATTCTCGCGTACGCCGCAGGGTTGCCGGAAGGCACGCCCGTGGCAGCTAAGAGCTTGCTCCATCTCGGTAATCGCGCCGCGGTGGATCAAGCTTTGTCGCGTCTGACCGAGCGAGGCCAACTGATCCGGGTCGGTCGCGGCGTTTATCTGCGTCCCGTTGCAAGCCGGTTTGGGACGAGGGCTCCTTCTGTCCAACAGACGGTCGAGGCGCTCGCCAATCAGCGCGGTGAAGTCATTGTCCCGAGTGGGGCGGCGGCCGCCAACACCCTCGGCCTCACAACACAGGTGCCGGTTCGGTCGATCTACCTGACCTCCGGCCGGAGCCGAACGATGAATCTCGGCAAGCAAGTCGTCGAACTTCGTCACGCACCGCGCTGGCAACTCGCCCTAGCTCATAAGCCGGCAGGCGAGGCAGTGCGAGCGCTGGCCTGGCTGGGGCCGGAGAATGCGGAATCCGCCCTGAAGACGTTGAAGCGGAAGCTCCCGCCGGCCGCCTTCAGCGAATTGGTGGCGGCGGCGCCGCAGCTCCCGACCTGGCTCGCGCGCAGCGTGGGAAAGGCGGCGCATGGCTGA
- a CDS encoding ABC-three component system protein: MTGVVLPFDDWLLIAGNSTDSGLHFVGAFDRRITFYSQQVRALRLAHALSRPGKLKPTDNIAVVGAGAAGVTAALGLALLGNDVSLYDPAASILQLQSASPRLLHPHIYEWPRLGSLDDRSGLPVLDWSANHGGAVCTQLKADFHAAETRLPNLTFKPGQKLTSLDRVGTRWRLGLTTNGTPSFRQFDHVVLAIGFGDEIPCGAAIPVHYWKQNSTGSAAAEPHSPATYLVSGNGDGGLTDLLNLLIQDFDHVRFTRSFLDYFSDDALRVTTETACAGVTAGDDLEAAFNTNLLPLFDELGVLDRLSQHLRSDRKVTINSSGPLFAATKAAQLNQVMVFAVLEAAKQVARPVRRSSGQITDVVLGTGGFQVAGPSVAGGPLTETLEHVILRHGPDRALRYAPAGAYFTAYRAHATALFAARPDLNAPPILDRETYDFFEKLRIEKLEDHASQQASRASVASARATIVLEIDPAGHVPVERGSRRLLNIADSCERLTGNVILHLAMPPAKIAGSANLIRLARASGGRIALAAGPDGLSDWQKLVPTINAVPVAISYYPALALNMTGLDEAIDACLLRLLDQRVRIALASYHCDALGPLNPSIASAIEPTWTAWHASLKSDKTLLSAFLRWLANVEQYERSPWDGDHASVPHLATAVVMMLATHHGEPLEPAFVDRGNLKFSKNAVALGSGCQMIGQQLIAVWNQPDQWGVDALILSGSAEVEVLDPPGRILDGGKPAMGMAAARRVRPVVIRNDKQWRARLIGDLAGWKAAVEAEFSALRVRQDKELEELPK, translated from the coding sequence ATGACGGGCGTCGTTTTGCCTTTCGATGATTGGCTTCTGATAGCGGGAAACTCCACTGACAGTGGACTTCATTTCGTCGGTGCGTTTGATCGACGGATCACATTTTATTCGCAGCAGGTTCGTGCGCTGCGGCTTGCCCACGCCCTAAGTCGTCCCGGCAAGTTGAAGCCAACTGATAACATCGCTGTGGTCGGCGCGGGGGCTGCGGGCGTTACGGCTGCCCTCGGACTGGCGTTACTCGGTAACGATGTGAGCCTATACGACCCCGCCGCATCGATCTTGCAGCTACAGAGCGCATCACCGCGCCTGCTGCATCCTCATATCTACGAGTGGCCCAGGTTGGGATCGCTGGATGATCGCTCGGGTTTACCAGTCTTGGATTGGTCTGCGAATCACGGCGGCGCCGTTTGCACTCAGCTCAAGGCAGACTTTCACGCTGCGGAGACGCGCCTGCCGAATCTCACCTTCAAACCGGGCCAGAAATTAACATCCCTCGATAGAGTCGGCACGCGGTGGCGGCTTGGGCTCACAACGAATGGTACTCCCAGCTTTCGTCAATTTGACCACGTTGTGCTCGCGATCGGCTTCGGCGACGAGATCCCCTGTGGGGCGGCGATCCCTGTGCACTATTGGAAACAGAATTCCACGGGGTCGGCCGCCGCCGAACCGCACAGTCCAGCGACCTATCTTGTCAGCGGCAATGGCGATGGCGGGCTCACGGACCTACTAAACCTGCTGATTCAGGATTTCGATCATGTCAGATTTACGCGAAGCTTTTTGGACTATTTTTCTGATGACGCTCTTCGCGTCACGACTGAAACCGCCTGCGCTGGTGTAACGGCTGGCGACGATCTCGAAGCGGCGTTCAATACCAATCTTTTACCCCTGTTTGACGAACTGGGCGTGCTCGATCGACTCAGTCAGCACCTTCGATCCGACCGAAAGGTCACCATCAACAGCTCCGGCCCGTTATTTGCTGCGACAAAGGCAGCGCAGCTCAACCAAGTTATGGTCTTTGCGGTTCTTGAGGCGGCGAAGCAGGTCGCGCGCCCGGTCCGGCGAAGTTCGGGCCAGATCACGGACGTCGTCCTAGGCACTGGGGGCTTCCAAGTCGCCGGTCCGAGTGTCGCGGGGGGGCCGCTGACGGAGACGCTGGAACATGTCATCCTACGGCACGGCCCTGACCGTGCGCTTCGCTATGCGCCCGCCGGGGCATATTTCACAGCGTATCGGGCGCATGCGACTGCTTTATTTGCAGCGAGGCCCGATCTCAACGCGCCGCCTATCCTCGATCGCGAGACCTACGACTTCTTTGAAAAGCTTCGAATTGAGAAGCTCGAAGATCATGCGTCACAGCAAGCGTCCCGGGCCAGTGTCGCCAGCGCGAGAGCTACGATTGTCCTGGAGATTGATCCGGCCGGTCATGTTCCAGTCGAGCGTGGCAGCCGGCGCCTTTTGAACATTGCCGACAGCTGCGAGCGGCTGACCGGAAATGTCATTCTCCACCTCGCTATGCCTCCTGCGAAAATAGCCGGATCGGCGAACCTCATTCGCCTGGCGCGTGCCAGTGGTGGTCGTATCGCACTCGCCGCCGGGCCTGATGGCCTATCTGACTGGCAGAAGCTTGTGCCGACGATCAATGCAGTGCCGGTTGCGATCTCATATTATCCCGCACTCGCGCTGAATATGACCGGATTGGACGAGGCGATCGACGCCTGTTTGCTCCGCCTCCTCGATCAGCGGGTCCGAATAGCGCTGGCGAGTTATCATTGCGACGCACTTGGTCCGCTCAACCCATCGATCGCCAGCGCTATCGAACCAACTTGGACGGCATGGCATGCCTCGCTGAAGAGCGACAAAACGCTGCTTAGCGCCTTTCTCCGTTGGCTAGCCAATGTTGAACAGTACGAGCGTTCACCGTGGGACGGTGATCACGCAAGCGTTCCGCATCTTGCGACGGCAGTTGTGATGATGCTGGCGACGCATCATGGCGAACCGCTGGAGCCCGCATTTGTTGACCGAGGAAATCTGAAATTTAGCAAGAATGCGGTGGCGCTGGGATCGGGGTGTCAGATGATCGGCCAGCAACTAATCGCGGTCTGGAATCAACCCGACCAGTGGGGTGTCGATGCGCTGATTCTATCGGGCTCGGCAGAAGTTGAAGTCCTGGATCCACCGGGCCGCATACTCGATGGCGGCAAGCCCGCCATGGGAATGGCGGCGGCGAGACGGGTGCGCCCCGTAGTGATCCGGAACGATAAACAGTGGCGTGCACGCCTGATCGGCGATCTGGCTGGCTGGAAAGCCGCGGTGGAAGCAGAATTTTCCGCCTTGCGTGTGCGGCAGGACAAGGAACTGGAGGAGCTTCCCAAATGA
- a CDS encoding ABC-three component system middle component 1: MTPKILSDKLMQSAKSLGWPSTVEPDFTSATFRGRQDASATSLPEATIGLRLGAYPVLVAPIALNTSEQMQGSLRPLHNQMVIARSYMRAEEVINAHIMLCVTATDSQADWRGIIDLAERDETVCRKVVWMPDTDELDESYDLFLARTFLAQPWRSLQAVLNAPLDHNQGLAERILVRHGLPEPAAKRWVVLAETYKDDPDGLIPQLVVAREQPE; encoded by the coding sequence ATGACTCCCAAAATCCTTAGTGACAAGCTCATGCAGTCGGCAAAGTCGCTTGGATGGCCGTCGACGGTTGAGCCAGACTTTACATCTGCAACGTTCAGGGGCCGCCAGGATGCATCTGCCACGTCGCTGCCAGAAGCCACAATCGGCCTACGCCTTGGTGCATATCCCGTTCTGGTCGCACCGATCGCGTTAAACACCAGCGAGCAAATGCAAGGTTCGCTTCGACCCCTGCACAACCAGATGGTGATCGCCCGGTCTTACATGCGCGCTGAAGAGGTGATCAACGCGCACATCATGCTTTGCGTGACTGCGACGGACTCCCAAGCTGACTGGCGTGGCATTATTGATCTTGCCGAAAGGGACGAGACGGTGTGCCGGAAAGTGGTCTGGATGCCAGACACCGACGAGTTAGACGAATCGTACGATCTATTTCTTGCGCGAACATTTCTCGCTCAGCCATGGCGATCGCTCCAAGCTGTCCTCAACGCGCCGCTCGACCATAACCAGGGACTCGCCGAGCGAATTCTCGTTAGGCACGGGTTGCCGGAGCCAGCGGCGAAGCGGTGGGTCGTACTTGCTGAGACTTATAAGGATGACCCTGACGGATTGATCCCGCAGTTGGTCGTTGCCCGGGAGCAGCCCGAATGA
- a CDS encoding AAA family ATPase produces the protein MTPLYLKHVELRQFRSFATLDVELPAQPGVLIVHGSNGLGKSSLFDALEWALSDQIDHFRDANGVNKPGTYLCRWREGEPGPTSATMIFSDDSTIERSLLSAKSIKSQLRGNVPDITGFLRAPAWQQRISELQRYLLLTHFLGQSTLSRLTYRKSTERFDILKEAAQSTAIEAIANALHGQGNTTVVRAYARQIETFERHAKSLGDLLEQEASLWTEAQISGSIDEANADSEARRIAEQLSRAQLNNQKTTDTPAGEAELTIERLQATADSIERECLSAESQLGDARRLHSERQRVLTDVAEVGASRTATQARLDALAGELERAEKVKDDRRRLVAAHQEEVAGASTALSRLRTLRDARVLLARLVAEDQEGAVARVAADQAKNEAERDVTLAERRRQILQWLNGEIGQCDEEIDRLRGSVATVDQAIACEARIRDQSDGLARLEAGNPNIDQAVERGEEIATAAIDSVSAQTAVVESLRYTFDTMTNAIASIATHLPADACDCPLCATPFDSADSLRSRVSTAAQRLAPALVAQEETLKTLSVARDARAAELQQLRGAQSAIRSARAALDVQREQRARLLSRLVDRSSDGPADLTARRTRLLDAVAAITARRQRMARWQTHSALGGQASNVEHTRAIRARDAAQRTLDAATRTSADLAAALERAKADEANAISAVDVGREISSNDLSRMLQEAEAASRRVEESVSAATRALADADTTVAALEAEQAGLRARLVEVDSRKADLDRKQLRIGNDWLALQRFGSVPDLAPVQTLERRIAATRLAVKEATAQLSRLREGRLAWARQLSHRAVLEQIREQVDGPPNGTRDELLTSATSLRARKTADAEAVRQVKEITKAASADISAELEDFNSEYIKPLGFLMSRINQAILCDPRVGIDLHVKKKKIEQSAVKGSEVPKAVGDIDPVLVHSEGQMAALAVSMLCAASLTFPWSRWKALVLDDPLQHNDSIHAAAFADLMGNLVSAEGYQILLSTHDVAQAEFLQRKFRSRRIPCTTLNLLGLGKDGVEWAVQSSSSIEPRAALA, from the coding sequence ATGACACCGCTCTATCTGAAGCACGTAGAACTTCGACAATTCAGAAGTTTCGCGACGCTCGATGTTGAACTCCCGGCGCAGCCTGGTGTGCTTATAGTCCATGGCAGCAACGGGCTGGGCAAGTCCTCTCTTTTCGATGCACTTGAATGGGCGCTGTCTGACCAAATCGACCACTTCCGAGATGCAAACGGCGTCAATAAGCCTGGCACGTATTTGTGCCGCTGGCGGGAAGGTGAGCCGGGGCCGACCAGCGCCACGATGATTTTTTCGGATGACAGCACAATCGAGCGAAGCCTGTTGTCCGCTAAATCGATTAAGTCGCAACTTCGAGGCAACGTCCCTGATATCACTGGCTTCCTGCGTGCGCCGGCATGGCAGCAGCGCATTTCGGAACTACAGCGCTATCTTTTGCTGACCCACTTCCTGGGGCAGTCGACCCTCTCGCGTTTGACTTACCGAAAGTCTACTGAGCGGTTCGATATTCTTAAGGAAGCTGCTCAGAGCACGGCTATTGAGGCAATTGCCAACGCTCTCCATGGCCAGGGTAACACCACGGTCGTTCGCGCCTACGCCCGGCAAATCGAAACCTTTGAGCGACATGCCAAGAGTTTGGGCGACCTTCTAGAGCAGGAGGCTTCGCTATGGACAGAAGCGCAGATTTCGGGCTCGATCGACGAGGCCAACGCCGATTCCGAGGCTCGCCGGATTGCAGAGCAGTTATCGCGTGCGCAGCTCAACAATCAGAAAACCACTGACACGCCGGCTGGTGAAGCTGAGCTCACGATCGAACGTCTGCAGGCGACGGCAGACAGTATTGAGCGCGAATGTCTTTCCGCCGAGTCTCAATTGGGGGACGCGCGACGTCTCCACAGCGAGCGGCAGCGCGTCCTAACGGACGTGGCCGAAGTGGGAGCGTCGCGCACCGCTACACAGGCGCGCCTGGACGCGCTCGCTGGCGAGCTCGAGCGGGCAGAGAAGGTCAAGGATGATCGCCGCAGGCTGGTTGCGGCCCATCAGGAGGAGGTCGCTGGCGCGTCGACGGCCCTTTCGCGCCTACGCACGTTGCGTGACGCGCGCGTTTTGCTCGCTAGACTGGTGGCAGAAGATCAAGAGGGCGCCGTTGCGAGGGTGGCTGCCGACCAGGCAAAGAACGAAGCGGAGCGCGATGTCACGCTGGCCGAGCGCAGGCGACAAATCTTGCAGTGGCTAAACGGTGAAATCGGCCAATGCGATGAGGAGATCGACCGCCTGCGTGGCAGCGTAGCGACGGTCGATCAGGCGATCGCGTGTGAGGCTCGCATTCGGGACCAATCGGACGGGCTTGCTCGCCTCGAAGCCGGCAATCCAAACATAGATCAGGCCGTGGAACGTGGCGAAGAAATCGCAACGGCAGCCATCGACAGCGTGAGCGCTCAAACTGCGGTTGTCGAGAGCCTTCGGTACACGTTCGACACTATGACTAACGCAATTGCATCGATCGCGACGCACTTGCCGGCCGATGCATGCGATTGCCCGCTTTGCGCGACCCCCTTTGACAGTGCGGATTCCTTGCGGTCTCGGGTCTCGACCGCCGCACAGCGTCTCGCACCCGCCCTCGTCGCCCAGGAGGAAACGCTTAAGACCCTGTCGGTCGCTCGTGACGCCCGTGCAGCCGAACTCCAACAACTGCGAGGCGCACAGTCGGCGATTCGTTCAGCCCGTGCGGCGCTTGACGTTCAGCGAGAGCAGCGAGCCCGATTGCTCTCTCGCCTTGTTGATCGTTCTAGCGATGGACCCGCCGATCTCACCGCGAGACGAACGCGCTTGCTTGACGCAGTCGCCGCCATAACCGCGAGGCGCCAGCGAATGGCCCGTTGGCAAACGCACTCGGCTCTCGGCGGCCAGGCATCGAACGTAGAACACACGCGCGCGATCCGCGCGCGCGACGCAGCGCAACGGACGCTGGACGCCGCCACCCGCACGTCCGCAGATCTCGCCGCGGCTCTCGAAAGAGCGAAGGCGGATGAAGCTAACGCAATCTCTGCAGTGGACGTGGGTCGCGAAATTAGTTCCAATGACCTTTCGCGAATGCTTCAGGAAGCGGAGGCCGCGTCACGTCGTGTTGAGGAGAGTGTCTCTGCTGCAACGCGGGCGCTAGCAGACGCCGACACGACTGTCGCTGCCCTCGAAGCGGAGCAGGCCGGTCTGAGGGCGCGACTGGTAGAAGTCGATTCCCGAAAGGCTGATCTTGATCGAAAGCAGCTGAGGATCGGTAACGACTGGCTTGCGCTGCAACGGTTCGGTTCGGTTCCGGATCTTGCACCCGTCCAGACTCTCGAGCGTCGCATTGCCGCTACGAGACTGGCGGTCAAGGAAGCGACAGCTCAACTTTCGCGGCTGCGTGAAGGGCGTCTCGCTTGGGCCCGACAGCTAAGCCATCGCGCTGTGCTCGAGCAAATCCGGGAGCAGGTTGATGGGCCGCCAAATGGGACACGCGACGAGTTGCTGACAAGTGCTACGTCGCTTCGTGCTCGCAAAACGGCGGACGCCGAGGCGGTGCGCCAAGTCAAAGAGATTACAAAGGCCGCGAGCGCTGACATCAGCGCCGAGCTGGAGGACTTCAATTCAGAATACATCAAGCCCTTGGGTTTCTTGATGTCGAGGATTAATCAGGCGATCCTGTGTGATCCGCGCGTCGGGATTGATCTTCACGTCAAGAAAAAGAAGATTGAGCAGAGCGCCGTTAAAGGAAGTGAAGTCCCTAAGGCGGTCGGGGACATAGACCCTGTGCTCGTACACAGCGAAGGTCAAATGGCTGCTCTCGCGGTCAGTATGCTATGCGCCGCAAGCCTGACATTTCCCTGGTCGCGATGGAAGGCGCTCGTTCTGGACGACCCGTTGCAGCACAATGACTCGATTCATGCTGCGGCATTTGCAGACCTAATGGGCAATCTCGTTAGTGCCGAGGGCTATCAAATACTTCTTTCGACCCACGATGTCGCTCAAGCGGAATTTTTGCAGCGCAAGTTCCGTTCGCGCCGTATTCCTTGTACCACATTGAACTTGTTGGGACTCGGCAAGGACGGCGTTGAGTGGGCCGTCCAATCCTCTTCTTCGATAGAGCCTCGCGCAGCGTTGGCTTGA
- a CDS encoding cupin domain-containing protein encodes MSIIEARVPVNSGPPAHFHKERDELFEILEGTFRFRVGDDQFDAPAGTSVVIPRGVGHTWANVGTNQARILLIFTPGGMEEFFP; translated from the coding sequence GTGAGCATCATCGAGGCGCGTGTCCCGGTGAACAGTGGTCCACCAGCGCACTTCCACAAGGAGCGCGACGAATTATTCGAAATCCTTGAGGGCACGTTCCGTTTCCGCGTCGGTGACGATCAATTCGATGCCCCTGCTGGCACGAGTGTCGTGATTCCCCGTGGCGTCGGCCACACTTGGGCCAACGTCGGTACAAACCAGGCGCGAATACTCTTGATCTTCACCCCCGGTGGAATGGAAGAGTTCTTCCCCTGA